A portion of the candidate division KSB1 bacterium genome contains these proteins:
- the argS gene encoding arginine--tRNA ligase: MSIIEQQILASVEEACKKAFGVSLPPDARLDTPPDEQLGDFAFACFPLARLTKTALATIARRLAEEIAVEKPLVRVDVAGPYLNFTVDKEALFRVTCTDILSAPDTFGNSDEGRGEKILIEYSAPNTNKPQHLGHVRNNLLGMAISNLLEAIGHEVVRVNLVNDRGVHICKSMLAYQEFGQGRTPQSAGVKGDHFVGDFYVLYEKHQHQEWQEWLAARGVDIKQLDDQARRRLEGEFLAQAKWYGKVKEMLQRWEAGDPEVLALWRMMNDWVYEGFDQTYRRLGCKFDKVYKESETYQLGRALVEEGLQRGVFYRKPDGSVWVDLTAEGLGEKLLLRSDGTSVYITQDIGTTKLKFDDFGMKRAIWVVGDEQIYHFQVLFAVMRKLGFPWADGCYHLAYGMIDLPAGKMKSREGTVVDADDLMDELFRMEREEIAKRHLDIAPEDLDATAEILAQGALKFFILKFGPQSRMLFDPAESISFDGFTGPYVQYAYVRVRSIFRKSGKDEFAAVSPEQCDFSVLVEPEEIALVRRLHSFPGEVKAAALSYNPARVATYLWELAKAFSRFYHEHSVLHAEDEKLVRARLVLSKATSIVLRRGLALLGIDVPERM; the protein is encoded by the coding sequence ATGAGCATCATCGAGCAACAGATTCTCGCGAGCGTCGAAGAGGCGTGTAAGAAGGCCTTTGGCGTCTCGCTACCGCCTGACGCTCGCCTGGACACGCCCCCGGATGAGCAGCTTGGCGATTTCGCCTTTGCCTGTTTCCCCTTAGCGCGGCTGACCAAGACTGCGCTCGCCACCATTGCCCGCCGCCTGGCCGAGGAAATCGCCGTGGAAAAGCCTCTGGTGCGCGTCGACGTCGCTGGTCCGTACCTCAACTTTACCGTGGACAAAGAGGCCCTGTTCCGGGTCACCTGCACCGACATTCTGTCCGCACCCGATACTTTCGGCAATAGCGATGAGGGGCGCGGTGAGAAGATCCTCATCGAATACTCCGCGCCCAACACCAACAAGCCTCAGCACTTGGGACACGTGCGGAACAACCTCTTGGGCATGGCCATTTCTAACCTCTTAGAGGCCATTGGCCATGAGGTGGTGCGCGTGAATCTGGTCAACGACCGCGGTGTGCACATCTGCAAGTCCATGCTGGCCTACCAGGAGTTCGGCCAGGGGCGCACGCCGCAGTCGGCCGGGGTGAAGGGCGACCACTTCGTGGGTGACTTTTATGTGCTGTACGAGAAACATCAGCATCAGGAATGGCAAGAATGGCTTGCCGCGCGTGGGGTGGACATCAAGCAGCTCGATGACCAGGCGCGTCGCCGCCTGGAGGGGGAATTCTTGGCCCAGGCCAAATGGTACGGCAAGGTCAAGGAGATGCTGCAGCGCTGGGAGGCGGGCGACCCCGAGGTGCTGGCCCTCTGGCGCATGATGAACGACTGGGTGTACGAAGGCTTTGACCAAACCTATCGCCGGCTGGGCTGCAAGTTCGACAAGGTCTACAAGGAGAGCGAGACCTATCAGCTTGGCCGTGCGCTGGTCGAGGAGGGGCTGCAACGAGGCGTCTTCTACCGGAAACCGGATGGCTCCGTGTGGGTGGACCTCACCGCTGAAGGATTGGGCGAAAAGCTGCTCTTGCGCAGCGACGGCACATCCGTGTACATCACCCAGGACATTGGCACCACCAAGCTCAAGTTCGATGACTTTGGCATGAAGCGCGCCATCTGGGTGGTGGGCGACGAGCAGATCTACCACTTCCAGGTCCTCTTCGCCGTAATGCGCAAGTTGGGTTTCCCCTGGGCCGATGGCTGCTATCACTTGGCCTACGGCATGATCGACCTGCCCGCCGGCAAGATGAAGTCCCGCGAGGGCACGGTGGTGGACGCCGACGACCTCATGGACGAACTGTTCAGGATGGAGCGGGAGGAGATCGCAAAACGCCACCTGGACATCGCCCCGGAAGACCTGGACGCCACCGCGGAGATCCTCGCCCAGGGAGCGCTCAAGTTCTTCATCCTCAAGTTCGGGCCGCAGAGCCGCATGCTCTTCGACCCGGCCGAGTCCATTTCCTTCGATGGCTTCACCGGTCCCTATGTGCAATATGCCTACGTGCGCGTACGCAGCATCTTCCGCAAATCCGGCAAAGACGAGTTCGCTGCGGTCTCCCCCGAGCAGTGCGACTTTTCGGTGCTGGTGGAACCAGAGGAGATCGCTTTGGTGCGGCGGCTACACAGCTTCCCCGGCGAGGTGAAGGCTGCGGCCTTGTCCTACAATCCGGCGCGGGTGGCCACCTATCTGTGGGAACTGGCCAAGGCTTTCAGCCGCTTCTACCACGAGCATTCGGTGCTGCATGCCGAGGACGAGAAGTTGGTGCGCGCCAGGCTGGTGCTTTCCAAGGCGACCAGCATCGTGCTGCGCCGCGGCTTAGCTCTGTTGGGAATCGACGTGCCAGAGCGCATGTGA
- a CDS encoding PfkB family carbohydrate kinase, with amino-acid sequence MSLLVVGSVAYDTVETPFGKVDEALGGSAIYFSAAASFFVPVRLVAVVGEDFDRSQLRFLEERQVDLAGLTVEHGSTFRWAGRYDYDLNARETLYTHLNVFENFVPKLPQSYRDSEYLFLANIMPQLQMQVLEQVSKPKLVVLDTMNYWIENTPAELRRTLKKVNVLIINDAEARQLAQEPNLYRAARALLRMGPDTVVIKKGEHGALMVTPKSCFWAPAYPLESLCDPTGAGDTFAGGFVGYLAYTDDLSEDNLRRAVVYGSVYASFCVEKFSVDRLRDLTPEEIQERYGAFLELTRVDAGSVLQCR; translated from the coding sequence ATGAGCCTGTTGGTGGTCGGGTCAGTTGCCTACGATACCGTGGAGACGCCCTTTGGCAAGGTGGATGAGGCCTTGGGCGGGTCGGCCATCTACTTCAGTGCCGCCGCCAGCTTCTTTGTCCCGGTGCGCCTGGTGGCAGTGGTGGGCGAGGATTTTGACCGCAGCCAGCTTCGCTTTCTCGAGGAGCGGCAGGTGGACCTCGCCGGCCTGACGGTCGAGCACGGCAGCACCTTCCGCTGGGCAGGGCGCTACGATTATGACCTCAACGCCCGCGAAACGCTCTACACCCACCTCAACGTCTTCGAGAACTTTGTACCCAAGCTGCCGCAGAGCTACCGGGACAGCGAATACCTTTTCCTGGCCAACATCATGCCGCAGCTGCAGATGCAAGTGCTCGAACAGGTGAGCAAGCCGAAGCTGGTGGTCCTGGACACGATGAATTACTGGATCGAGAACACGCCGGCGGAGCTGCGTCGCACCCTCAAGAAAGTGAACGTCTTGATCATCAACGACGCGGAGGCGCGGCAGTTGGCCCAGGAGCCAAATCTGTACCGCGCGGCGCGGGCGCTGCTGCGCATGGGGCCCGACACGGTCGTTATCAAGAAGGGCGAGCACGGTGCGCTGATGGTCACCCCCAAGAGCTGTTTCTGGGCGCCGGCCTATCCCTTAGAGAGCCTGTGCGACCCAACGGGCGCCGGTGACACCTTCGCCGGGGGCTTCGTGGGCTACCTGGCCTACACGGACGACCTTTCGGAAGACAACCTGCGCCGCGCCGTGGTCTACGGCAGCGTATACGCTTCCTTCTGCGTGGAAAAGTTCAGCGTGGACCGCCTGCGTGATCTCACGCCGGAGGAGATTCAAGAACGCTACGGGGCCTTCTTGGAGCTGACCAGGGTAGATGCCGGCAGTGTGTTGCAATGCAGGTGA
- a CDS encoding secondary thiamine-phosphate synthase enzyme YjbQ, translating to MQVITDYVPVKTRGRNEIVDMTDAVQGCVQRSGLRRGSATVFVPGSTAAVTTIEYEPGLLEDVPEALERVAPMGVRYHHDATWHEGNGYAHVRAALVGASLTVPFADGRLLLGTWQQIVLIDFDNRSRQREIVVQLMGE from the coding sequence ATGCAGGTGATCACGGACTATGTGCCCGTCAAGACGCGCGGGCGCAACGAAATTGTGGACATGACCGACGCCGTGCAGGGGTGCGTGCAGCGCAGTGGGCTCCGTCGCGGCAGCGCCACGGTGTTCGTGCCTGGCTCCACCGCCGCGGTGACGACCATCGAATACGAGCCGGGGCTGCTCGAGGACGTGCCCGAAGCCTTGGAGCGCGTGGCGCCCATGGGAGTCCGCTACCACCACGATGCCACCTGGCATGAGGGCAACGGCTACGCCCACGTGCGCGCCGCGCTGGTCGGGGCCTCGCTCACCGTGCCGTTTGCCGATGGCAGACTGCTGCTGGGTACGTGGCAACAGATCGTTCTCATCGATTTCGATAACCGCAGCCGCCAGAGGGAAATTGTGGTGCAACTGATGGGTGAGTGA
- a CDS encoding TIGR03546 family protein, which yields MLPLNFASKVIKLLRSADSPTQVGWGFALGAIPGLTPFWTLHNFLVILLICILNVNITAALLGWGLFSLCAWLLDPLFDAVGYQLLANVPVLQPVWTWLYNVPIAPLTRFNNTVVMGSLVVALLALVPNFLWFKWFVKRFRESWGEKIGSWKVAQALRGNAMIQLYLKIRDFGG from the coding sequence ATGCTTCCGCTAAACTTCGCCAGCAAAGTCATCAAACTCCTGCGCTCTGCCGACTCGCCCACGCAAGTGGGCTGGGGATTTGCGCTCGGTGCCATTCCCGGCCTGACGCCTTTCTGGACGCTCCACAACTTTCTCGTGATTCTCCTCATCTGCATCCTCAACGTGAACATCACCGCCGCACTCTTGGGCTGGGGCCTGTTCAGCCTGTGTGCCTGGCTTCTTGACCCCCTGTTCGACGCCGTTGGCTACCAACTGCTGGCCAATGTGCCGGTACTCCAGCCGGTCTGGACCTGGCTGTACAACGTGCCGATCGCCCCGCTCACACGTTTCAACAATACGGTGGTCATGGGGAGCCTGGTGGTGGCCCTGCTTGCTTTGGTGCCGAACTTTCTCTGGTTCAAATGGTTCGTCAAGCGTTTCCGCGAGTCGTGGGGTGAAAAGATCGGCAGCTGGAAGGTCGCCCAGGCCCTCCGGGGCAACGCCATGATCCAGCTGTACCTGAAGATCCGTGACTTTGGAGGTTAG
- a CDS encoding TIGR03545 family protein yields MRWKGFIPFLVLVVGLVIVTRLFVNRWLESGLEKAGEALVGARVEIDNLRVRPTALSIEWSRLQVTDPDQTMRNLIETGRAAFTMNPAALLRKRYVIEEMALEDVRYGTPRVYDGALPGRVRKKSTEPGLVDQLRAELKRELEALPLPEFDLDAITRRLNVDSLVAITGVRIVDRLDSVRTDLLSTYEKHHAFMTTFRPDEDLRKARDELLSLQPAQIRSVEELTAALEKVKNVQRTFQGLERTVADKHREIHADVDRLTGYAPHVDDWVREDYERLLKLAKLPDLKKPELSKLLLATTVGKQVDQVLGYIRLVQGLIPEKKAVQEPKRQRMKGRTIHFPSRYRYPQFLMEKVDLSGRTTADVQGEFIRLIGEARGITNQPWVYGRTTLIDLGILQQEKLSGTVKAVLDHTTQAAKDSFVLNLTNKSLGGLPLAHSPYLPLQVQKGKADVAWVLSLSGGSFLASMDVKAKGLGFDFPAVKPKDRFAALTREVFGGLHDLTLQVRLSGGGGATRFHIGSNLDDLLGARLRAVASRELAEAEQRIMSKVYALRDQKLAEVNAVYGQLKGQVVERIDAYKRQADELHAQFDVKLKELEAEVDKRKREQEDKLKERAKKGLEGEIPKRP; encoded by the coding sequence ATGCGGTGGAAAGGGTTCATCCCGTTCCTGGTCCTCGTGGTCGGTCTGGTCATAGTCACCAGGCTGTTCGTGAACCGTTGGTTGGAGTCGGGCCTGGAGAAAGCGGGGGAAGCACTGGTCGGCGCGAGGGTGGAGATCGACAACCTGCGCGTGCGCCCGACCGCCCTTTCCATCGAATGGTCCAGATTGCAGGTGACCGATCCCGACCAGACGATGCGCAACCTGATCGAGACCGGACGGGCTGCTTTCACGATGAATCCTGCCGCCCTCCTTAGGAAGCGCTATGTCATCGAGGAGATGGCCTTGGAGGACGTGCGCTACGGTACCCCGCGCGTGTATGATGGTGCCTTGCCAGGGCGCGTGCGCAAGAAGAGCACCGAACCTGGGCTCGTCGACCAGCTCCGCGCCGAGCTCAAACGCGAGCTTGAGGCTCTCCCTCTGCCCGAATTCGACCTGGACGCGATTACGCGCCGCCTCAATGTGGACAGCTTGGTAGCCATCACAGGCGTTAGGATTGTCGATCGCTTGGACTCGGTGAGGACGGACTTGCTCAGCACTTACGAGAAGCACCATGCGTTCATGACCACCTTCCGCCCGGATGAGGACCTCAGGAAGGCTCGTGACGAGCTGCTCAGCCTCCAGCCCGCGCAGATCCGCAGTGTGGAGGAACTCACTGCTGCCCTCGAGAAGGTCAAGAATGTGCAGCGCACCTTCCAAGGCCTGGAGCGGACGGTGGCCGACAAACACCGGGAGATCCACGCAGACGTCGACCGCCTCACCGGCTATGCTCCCCACGTGGACGACTGGGTGAGGGAGGACTATGAGCGGCTCCTCAAGCTGGCCAAGCTGCCTGACCTGAAGAAACCAGAGCTGAGCAAGCTCCTGCTCGCTACTACCGTCGGCAAGCAGGTGGACCAGGTGTTGGGCTACATCCGCTTGGTGCAGGGCCTCATTCCGGAGAAAAAGGCGGTGCAGGAGCCTAAGAGGCAGCGCATGAAGGGCCGCACGATTCACTTCCCCAGCCGTTACCGGTACCCTCAGTTCTTGATGGAGAAGGTAGACCTTTCTGGACGCACCACCGCCGACGTGCAGGGGGAGTTCATCAGACTGATCGGCGAAGCCAGAGGGATCACCAACCAACCCTGGGTGTATGGCCGGACGACTTTGATTGACCTCGGCATACTGCAACAGGAAAAGCTCTCCGGGACTGTCAAGGCGGTGCTCGACCACACCACGCAGGCGGCAAAGGATAGCTTTGTGCTCAACTTGACCAACAAGAGCCTCGGCGGGCTGCCCCTGGCCCATTCTCCCTATCTGCCTTTGCAGGTGCAGAAAGGCAAGGCGGACGTCGCCTGGGTCCTTAGTCTCAGCGGCGGCTCGTTCTTGGCGAGCATGGACGTGAAAGCGAAGGGTCTTGGCTTTGATTTCCCGGCGGTAAAGCCTAAGGACCGCTTCGCTGCGCTGACGCGTGAGGTTTTCGGCGGCTTGCACGACCTTACCTTGCAGGTGCGCCTGTCGGGTGGAGGCGGGGCGACGAGGTTCCATATTGGCTCCAACCTCGATGACCTGCTGGGCGCGCGGCTCAGGGCGGTGGCCTCGCGCGAGCTTGCCGAGGCGGAACAGCGCATCATGAGCAAGGTGTATGCGCTGCGCGACCAGAAGCTTGCCGAGGTGAATGCGGTGTACGGCCAGCTCAAAGGCCAGGTGGTGGAGCGCATCGATGCCTACAAGCGGCAGGCCGACGAGTTGCACGCGCAGTTCGACGTCAAGCTTAAAGAGCTGGAGGCCGAGGTGGACAAGCGCAAGCGCGAGCAAGAGGACAAGCTGAAAGAGCGTGCCAAGAAGGGCCTGGAGGGGGAGATCCCGAAGAGGCCGTAG
- a CDS encoding transposase: MSGNRRIHHRRSIRLPGYDYAQAGAYFVTMCTHDRACLFGRVVDGEMRLNALGEIVREEWLRSAQIRREIRLDPDEFVVMPNHIHGIVWILDDVGAHRRAPLHRASLHGAPLRNGLWRPPRSLASFVAGFKSATTRRINAWRGTPGAAVWQRNYWEHVIRDDASLRRICAYIQTNPLRWHLDRENPQREGIEDERAFVL; the protein is encoded by the coding sequence ATGTCGGGCAATCGCAGAATCCACCATCGCCGCAGCATTCGTTTGCCGGGGTACGATTACGCGCAGGCGGGGGCGTATTTCGTCACCATGTGCACGCATGACCGGGCGTGCCTGTTCGGCCGCGTGGTGGACGGCGAAATGCGGTTGAATGCGTTGGGGGAGATTGTGCGGGAGGAATGGTTGCGGTCTGCCCAGATACGTCGGGAAATCCGATTGGACCCGGATGAATTTGTGGTCATGCCGAATCACATCCACGGGATTGTGTGGATTTTGGATGACGTAGGGGCGCACCGCCGTGCGCCCCTACACCGTGCGTCCCTACATGGTGCGCCCCTACGGAACGGTTTGTGGCGGCCGCCGCGTTCCCTGGCGTCGTTTGTTGCCGGTTTCAAATCCGCCACGACGCGGCGGATCAACGCATGGCGGGGCACGCCTGGGGCGGCGGTCTGGCAACGGAATTATTGGGAACACGTTATTCGCGATGACGCATCCCTGCGCCGGATTTGCGCATACATCCAGACCAATCCCCTGCGTTGGCACCTGGACAGGGAAAACCCGCAGCGGGAAGGGATCGAGGACGAACGTGCATTTGTCCTGTGA
- a CDS encoding HEAT repeat domain-containing protein produces MLATYEPWELVYRSPRGEWTGPPRTLQERIANELWHRLYQAHLDEQGSEQIVQLLALFSAHRQHWSRTRRLHEHLAGEGVPFSPVQATIDVCVRLLELAVLERLVTRYVPPWDVRAQEASATFRERHRQALDTLARAWEEAGAEEWLVTTSKHLAGEEFPLTAEIVRVLVHEEELRQRLGDLLASAPLSSPGPQEPWTFFGEQLGPSIGMGLGPPQALLRPCLGLLELASVPVSSGLQFEAVNIVSRLCDSRSAGALRRLLARTPAGYTNLRCAALFALGNLRDPQACQICMDILRGPECVTVQHEGTGQSYEQPLHREKTEAIWALGKLGTEASPALPLLSSFAEHTDRDLRVALAWSLGQIGKAQKEKQGGIDAEVVIALLRLLASREPRAVEEAAFALRNLELPDFLHTLYLHDFAAMPILALKPCSTGLYELSETLFHLMEVKHPVVMAVTGDSGTGKTYFCQAIAQGFAHLRASDILYLMRDKPANRIFNRLLGMEWLRTHVEPQYYQDDSIAPEEDDPERYFEEFMAQHASKKLIILDGWRDEAYFHRVIERFYERGFLDVIVSFRTTYSTRRLNLEQREGNLESVSSHLSLVEDPPIEGTRLYREGEVLIYNLDNSIPSRLTMPEIQQVFAARKVRAWGEHISIGPFLERRSPLSRQTFNASVRTEHVEIVPRPWQGTPPETFLPEESSFVRLPNPDLASEPHLLETLDTRGLEITKVAFYTHGQVAFGAEDGRVGIMVGFNDRLFAHRAHRSKVEALSVLGAHLCSVDQEGHVHLSNFENGTHRRLPGCESPACHVVALPPHRMLTGHRDGRLTVWELDAGLSVELPGCGARLLALAADRRGRVYGASDDGSMRIWTLARGELRTLRNLPGIPQQIAPYPDGRVAVALLCEPATEEMEIAVALLDHESGEGELYRVGKGRSACLTAYPDGRLFIGAVAVGQKGTLGVVDPRPGSSAVAWVSGHGTATTSCLTMGPRIITCAQESDQKHTVKIWGAASYVQQELSHHELLSPGHPRPAYYRTLF; encoded by the coding sequence GTGCTGGCCACCTACGAGCCCTGGGAGCTCGTCTATCGCAGCCCTCGAGGTGAATGGACAGGGCCGCCACGCACCTTGCAGGAACGCATCGCCAACGAGCTTTGGCATCGCCTCTACCAGGCACATCTCGACGAGCAGGGGTCGGAACAGATTGTCCAGCTCCTCGCCCTCTTCTCTGCACACCGCCAGCACTGGAGCAGAACCCGCCGCCTGCACGAGCACCTTGCCGGGGAGGGCGTTCCCTTCTCGCCTGTACAAGCCACCATCGATGTGTGTGTCCGCCTCTTGGAACTGGCGGTGCTTGAGCGCTTGGTCACCCGCTACGTGCCGCCATGGGATGTGCGCGCGCAGGAAGCATCGGCAACCTTCCGGGAGCGGCACCGCCAGGCGCTGGACACCCTTGCGAGGGCCTGGGAGGAAGCCGGCGCGGAGGAGTGGCTGGTAACCACGAGCAAGCACCTTGCCGGCGAGGAATTCCCGCTGACTGCAGAGATCGTGCGTGTCCTTGTGCACGAAGAGGAATTGCGGCAACGGCTGGGCGACCTGCTGGCATCAGCTCCCCTCTCTTCGCCGGGCCCACAGGAGCCGTGGACGTTTTTCGGCGAGCAGCTGGGCCCGTCCATTGGCATGGGGTTGGGACCACCACAGGCCCTCCTGCGCCCCTGCCTGGGGCTCCTCGAGCTTGCTTCTGTACCCGTCTCCAGCGGACTGCAGTTCGAGGCGGTCAACATTGTCAGCCGGCTCTGCGATAGCCGCAGCGCAGGGGCCTTGCGCCGGCTTTTGGCGAGGACGCCGGCCGGCTACACCAACCTTCGCTGCGCCGCCCTCTTCGCCCTGGGCAACCTTAGAGACCCCCAAGCCTGCCAGATCTGCATGGACATCCTGCGCGGCCCAGAGTGCGTCACTGTCCAGCACGAAGGCACAGGCCAAAGTTACGAGCAGCCCCTTCACCGCGAAAAGACCGAGGCGATCTGGGCACTGGGCAAGTTGGGGACGGAAGCCTCCCCCGCCTTGCCTCTGCTCAGCTCCTTTGCCGAGCACACCGACCGGGACCTTCGCGTAGCCCTTGCCTGGTCATTGGGACAGATCGGGAAAGCGCAAAAGGAAAAACAAGGGGGCATCGACGCCGAGGTGGTCATTGCCCTCCTGCGGTTGCTTGCCTCCAGGGAGCCGCGCGCAGTGGAAGAAGCGGCCTTTGCCCTGCGCAATCTGGAACTTCCTGATTTCTTGCACACCCTCTATCTTCACGACTTCGCCGCAATGCCGATCCTGGCCCTCAAGCCTTGCAGCACCGGGCTGTACGAGCTCTCCGAGACCCTTTTCCACCTCATGGAGGTCAAGCACCCCGTGGTCATGGCCGTAACAGGCGACTCGGGCACCGGAAAAACCTACTTCTGCCAGGCCATTGCGCAGGGTTTTGCGCACCTGCGCGCCAGCGATATCCTCTACCTCATGCGGGACAAACCGGCAAACAGAATTTTCAACCGCCTCCTCGGCATGGAGTGGCTCCGTACCCACGTCGAACCGCAGTACTACCAGGACGACTCCATCGCGCCGGAAGAGGACGACCCCGAGCGGTACTTTGAGGAATTCATGGCGCAACACGCCAGCAAGAAGCTGATCATCCTGGATGGTTGGCGCGACGAAGCCTACTTCCACCGCGTCATCGAAAGGTTCTACGAGCGCGGCTTCCTCGACGTAATTGTCAGCTTTCGTACCACCTATTCGACGCGGCGACTCAATCTCGAGCAGCGCGAGGGGAATTTGGAGAGCGTCTCCTCCCACCTCAGCTTAGTTGAGGACCCCCCCATCGAGGGCACGCGCCTCTATCGCGAAGGCGAGGTGCTCATCTACAACTTGGACAACTCCATCCCCTCTCGGCTCACCATGCCGGAGATACAGCAAGTGTTCGCCGCCAGAAAGGTTCGCGCCTGGGGGGAACATATCAGCATCGGCCCCTTCCTGGAACGGCGTAGCCCCCTGAGCCGCCAGACGTTCAATGCCAGCGTGCGCACGGAGCACGTGGAAATCGTGCCGAGGCCATGGCAAGGCACTCCCCCTGAAACTTTCCTGCCGGAGGAGAGCAGTTTTGTCAGGCTCCCCAACCCTGACCTGGCGAGCGAACCTCATTTGCTGGAAACTCTCGACACCCGCGGGCTGGAAATCACCAAGGTCGCCTTCTACACTCACGGTCAGGTGGCCTTTGGCGCCGAAGACGGCCGGGTGGGGATCATGGTGGGATTTAATGACCGTCTCTTCGCACACCGGGCTCACCGAAGCAAGGTCGAAGCCCTGAGTGTGCTCGGTGCGCACCTGTGCAGCGTGGACCAGGAAGGGCACGTTCACCTCAGCAATTTCGAGAATGGCACCCACCGCCGGCTCCCAGGCTGCGAGTCACCTGCATGTCACGTGGTGGCCCTGCCGCCGCACAGGATGCTAACCGGCCACCGGGACGGACGCCTGACGGTGTGGGAACTGGATGCTGGGCTGAGCGTGGAACTGCCAGGCTGCGGCGCCCGCCTTCTCGCTCTGGCCGCCGACCGCCGCGGGCGAGTTTACGGAGCCAGCGATGATGGTAGCATGCGCATCTGGACCCTAGCGCGAGGTGAGCTGCGCACCCTGCGCAACCTGCCAGGGATCCCCCAGCAGATCGCACCCTACCCGGACGGTCGCGTGGCCGTGGCGCTTCTCTGCGAGCCGGCCACGGAAGAGATGGAAATCGCCGTCGCCCTTCTTGACCACGAGTCTGGTGAGGGGGAGCTTTATCGCGTGGGCAAAGGTAGGTCCGCTTGCCTCACTGCCTACCCGGACGGCCGCCTTTTCATCGGCGCAGTCGCGGTTGGCCAGAAAGGGACCTTGGGTGTGGTGGACCCGCGACCGGGCTCTTCCGCGGTCGCCTGGGTCAGTGGGCACGGGACGGCGACCACCTCCTGCCTGACCATGGGCCCGCGCATCATCACCTGTGCGCAGGAATCGGACCAGAAGCACACGGTCAAGATTTGGGGGGCGGCTTCCTACGTACAGCAAGAGCTGAGCCATCACGAGCTTCTCTCCCCAGGGCACCCTCGCCCTGCTTACTACCGGACGCTCTTCTAA
- a CDS encoding response regulator, translating to MSARSRVLVVDDEVPVCKSMAAAIADQNREVDTALSGEEALSKDLAAPYDVIVADLMMPGLSGMDLLKALKERRPDVAVIMVTGYPSIKSAVQAIKLGAFDYIPKPFTPSELRSLVARAEERMRVLRPAREAPPEEKLVVMPPGLYAIPEHSWARLMPDGTVQVGMHHIFQMSIRRLVSVQLPEVNSVVNQGEVIARVSGYDRNVYRLWTPVSGTVVGVNEKVKEDPQITARAPYGEGWLALLQPSRLEDDLRNLVRS from the coding sequence ATGAGCGCTCGCTCCAGAGTATTGGTGGTCGACGACGAGGTGCCGGTCTGCAAGAGCATGGCCGCGGCCATCGCCGACCAAAATCGCGAGGTGGACACCGCCTTGAGCGGCGAGGAAGCTTTGAGCAAAGACCTGGCCGCCCCTTACGACGTTATCGTCGCAGACCTGATGATGCCCGGACTCAGTGGCATGGACTTGCTCAAGGCCCTCAAAGAGAGGCGGCCAGACGTGGCGGTAATCATGGTCACCGGCTATCCCTCTATCAAGAGCGCGGTACAGGCAATCAAGTTGGGGGCCTTCGACTACATCCCCAAGCCTTTTACCCCCTCGGAGCTCCGCAGCCTGGTGGCGCGCGCCGAGGAGCGCATGAGGGTACTGCGTCCCGCCCGCGAGGCCCCTCCAGAGGAGAAGTTGGTGGTCATGCCGCCAGGCCTGTATGCCATCCCTGAGCACTCCTGGGCGCGGCTCATGCCGGATGGCACCGTGCAGGTGGGGATGCACCACATCTTCCAGATGAGCATCAGGCGGCTGGTCTCGGTGCAGCTCCCGGAAGTCAACAGCGTTGTCAACCAGGGCGAGGTGATCGCCCGTGTGTCCGGCTATGACCGCAACGTCTACAGGCTGTGGACGCCGGTGAGCGGCACGGTGGTTGGGGTGAACGAGAAGGTGAAGGAAGACCCCCAAATAACCGCCCGCGCCCCTTACGGCGAAGGCTGGTTGGCCCTCCTGCAACCAAGCCGTTTAGAGGACGACCTCAGGAACCTGGTTCGCTCCTGA